One segment of Ricinus communis isolate WT05 ecotype wild-type chromosome 8, ASM1957865v1, whole genome shotgun sequence DNA contains the following:
- the LOC8281437 gene encoding nucleolin 2 isoform X2 — translation MGKSSKKSTPKVDAAPAVTPASKSTKKGKREAEEAIEKLVSAKKQKIEKGALPVQKEKIEVKTQKKKKEESSSSDDSSSEEEQKAKVVTKKVSKAVKQPVKESSSDDSSSDSDDSSSDDEAAKITVPLKKQQTATKNGSVASAKKGKEDTSSSDSSDDESDEDEVPPAKAVVPPKKQLTDAKNGSVVAPAKKGKTNSSSSDSSDDESDDDEVPPAKAAIPPKKQQSEAKNGPDGAPAKKKKVDSSSDSDSESSDEDEKKPSKPASQKKLSSSEESSDSSDESDSDKEKGAPASKKAPAPVTNKKADSSDDSDDDSSDEDKPQTKVVKKDKMVIDKEESEDDSSDDSDDDQPKNKKKESSSDESSADSSDGEDESEDEKPSKTPKKKDTDVKMVDATPQATTKKPKTPVTPQVQSTGSKTLFVGNLPFQVERADVEDFFKGAGEVVDVRFALDQDQRFKGFGHVEFATIEAAHEALKLNGQSLNGREVRLDLARERGERAPYTPYSGKDNSFQKGGRSQTQKIFVRGFDKFLGEDEIRNSLGEHFKTCGEITRISLPTDYETGAIKGMAYVEFQDATGFNKALEFNGSQLGDQYLTVEEAKPPRNDNNRDGWGSGGRGGGRSGGGRSGGRDGGGRFGGRGGGGRGGGRGRGRGGPNRPSMTASGKKTTFNDDDE, via the exons ATGGGCAAATCAAGCAAGAAATCGACCCCCAAG GTTGATGCTGCTCCTGCTGTAACCCCTGCTTCCAAGTCTACAAAGAAAG GTAAAAGAGAAGCTGAGGAAGCTATAGAGAAGCTTGTGAGTGCAAAGAAACAGAAGATAGAAAAGGGGGCTCTTCCTGttcagaaagaaaagattgaaGTTAAGActcagaaaaagaagaaagaggaaTCAAGCAGTTCCGATGACTCCTCTTCTGAGGAAGAACAGAag GCTAAGGTTGTAACTAAGAAAGTTTCCAAGGCGGTGAAACAACCTGTTAAAGAATCTAGTAGTGATGATTCCTCTAGTGATAGTGATGATTCCTCTTCTGATGATGAGGCTGCCAAAATAACTGTACCTTTGAAGAAACAGCAAACAGCTACCAAGAATGGCTCTGTTGCTTCTGCTAAAAAAGGCAAGGAGGATACCAGCAGTTCAGATTCATCAGATGATGAATCTGATGAGGATGAG GTGCCTCCTGCCAAAGCTGTTGTTCCTCCTAAGAAGCAGCTGACAGATGCCAAAAATGGCTCAGTTGTTGCTCCTGCTAAGAAAGGCAAAACCAACAGCAGTAGTTCGGATTCTTCAGATGATGAatctgatgatgatgag GTGCCTCCTGCCAAAGCTGCTATTCCTCCAAAGAAACAGCAATCAGAAGCCAAAAATGGCCCAGATGGTGCTCCTgctaagaaaaagaaagtagatAGCAGTTCAGATTCAGATTCAGAATCTTCTGATGAAGATGAG AAAAAACCTTCTAAGCCAGCATCCCAAAAAAAGTTGTCAAGTTCTGAGGAGTCTAGTGACAGCTCTGATGAAAGTGATTCTGACAAAGAAAAG GGTGCACCTGCTTCTAAGAAGGCTCCTGCACCAGTTACCAATAAAAAAGCTGATAGTTCTGATGACAGTGATGATGATTCCTCTGATGAGGATAAGCCTCAAACAAAGGTTGTAAAAAAG GATAAAATGGTCATTGACAAAGAGGAGAGCGAAGATGACAGTTCTGATGATAGTGATGATGATCAACCCAAGAATAAGAAG AAAGAAAGCAGCAGCGATGAGAGCTCCGCTGACAGTTCAGATGGCGAGGACGAAAGTGAAGATGAAAAACCATCGAAGACCCCAAAGAAAAAG GACACTGATGTGAAAATGGTAGATGCAACTCCACAGGCGACTACCAAGAAG CCCAAAACTCCAGTGACTCCTCAAGTTCAATCTACAGGATCAAAGACATTGTTTGTTGGGAACTTGCCGTTTCAAGTTGAAAGAGCCGATGT GGAAGATTTCTTTAAAGGTGCTGGTGAGGTGGTTGATGTTCGCTTTGCCTTAGATCAAGATCAGAGGTTCAAGGGCTTTGGACATGTTGAGTTTGCCACCATTGAAGCCGCACATGAG GCTCTTAAATTGAATGGTCAAAGTTTAAATGGTCGGGAGGTTAGACTTGATTTGGCTCGGGAAAGGGGTGAAAGGGCCCCATACACTCCATATAGCGG CAAAGATAACTCATTCCAGAAGGGAGGAAGAAGCCAGACTCAAAAGATATTTGTTAGGGGGTTTGATAAGTTCCTTGGGGAGGatgag ATTAGGAACTCCCTTGGGGAACATTTCAAGACTTGTGGGGAAATTACCAGGATATCTCTCCCAACAGATTATGAGACTGGTGCTATCAAGGG GATGGCGTACGTTGAATTTCAGGATGCTACTGGTTTCAATAAAGCGTTAGAGTTTAATGGCAGTCAACTTGGAGACCAATACTTGACTGTTGAAGAGGCAAAACCACCAAGGAATGATAATAACCGTGATGGTTGGGGCAGTGGTGGTCGAGGTGGAGGCAGAAGTGGTGGTGGTAGGAGTGGCGGTAGAGACGGCGGAGGCCGATTTGGTGGTAGAGGTGGAGGTGGTAGAGGTGGTGGTCGTGGCAGAGGACGCGGAGGACCTAATAGGCCCAGTATGACAGCCTCTG GTAAGAAGACAACATTCAACGACGATGATGAGTGA
- the LOC8281437 gene encoding nucleolin 2 isoform X1 → MGKSSKKSTPKVDAAPAVTPASKSTKKGKREAEEAIEKLVSAKKQKIEKGALPVQKEKIEVKTQKKKKEESSSSDDSSSEEEQKAKVVTKKVSKAVKQPVKESSSDDSSSDSDDSSSDDEAAKITVPLKKQQTATKNGSVASAKKGKEDTSSSDSSDDESDEDEVPPAKAVVPPKKQLTDAKNGSVVAPAKKGKTNSSSSDSSDDESDDDEVPPAKAAIPPKKQQSEAKNGPDGAPAKKKKVDSSSDSDSESSDEDEKKPSKPASQKKLSSSEESSDSSDESDSDKEKGAPASKKAPAPVTNKKADSSDDSDDDSSDEDKPQTKVVKKQDKMVIDKEESEDDSSDDSDDDQPKNKKKESSSDESSADSSDGEDESEDEKPSKTPKKKDTDVKMVDATPQATTKKPKTPVTPQVQSTGSKTLFVGNLPFQVERADVEDFFKGAGEVVDVRFALDQDQRFKGFGHVEFATIEAAHEALKLNGQSLNGREVRLDLARERGERAPYTPYSGKDNSFQKGGRSQTQKIFVRGFDKFLGEDEIRNSLGEHFKTCGEITRISLPTDYETGAIKGMAYVEFQDATGFNKALEFNGSQLGDQYLTVEEAKPPRNDNNRDGWGSGGRGGGRSGGGRSGGRDGGGRFGGRGGGGRGGGRGRGRGGPNRPSMTASGKKTTFNDDDE, encoded by the exons ATGGGCAAATCAAGCAAGAAATCGACCCCCAAG GTTGATGCTGCTCCTGCTGTAACCCCTGCTTCCAAGTCTACAAAGAAAG GTAAAAGAGAAGCTGAGGAAGCTATAGAGAAGCTTGTGAGTGCAAAGAAACAGAAGATAGAAAAGGGGGCTCTTCCTGttcagaaagaaaagattgaaGTTAAGActcagaaaaagaagaaagaggaaTCAAGCAGTTCCGATGACTCCTCTTCTGAGGAAGAACAGAag GCTAAGGTTGTAACTAAGAAAGTTTCCAAGGCGGTGAAACAACCTGTTAAAGAATCTAGTAGTGATGATTCCTCTAGTGATAGTGATGATTCCTCTTCTGATGATGAGGCTGCCAAAATAACTGTACCTTTGAAGAAACAGCAAACAGCTACCAAGAATGGCTCTGTTGCTTCTGCTAAAAAAGGCAAGGAGGATACCAGCAGTTCAGATTCATCAGATGATGAATCTGATGAGGATGAG GTGCCTCCTGCCAAAGCTGTTGTTCCTCCTAAGAAGCAGCTGACAGATGCCAAAAATGGCTCAGTTGTTGCTCCTGCTAAGAAAGGCAAAACCAACAGCAGTAGTTCGGATTCTTCAGATGATGAatctgatgatgatgag GTGCCTCCTGCCAAAGCTGCTATTCCTCCAAAGAAACAGCAATCAGAAGCCAAAAATGGCCCAGATGGTGCTCCTgctaagaaaaagaaagtagatAGCAGTTCAGATTCAGATTCAGAATCTTCTGATGAAGATGAG AAAAAACCTTCTAAGCCAGCATCCCAAAAAAAGTTGTCAAGTTCTGAGGAGTCTAGTGACAGCTCTGATGAAAGTGATTCTGACAAAGAAAAG GGTGCACCTGCTTCTAAGAAGGCTCCTGCACCAGTTACCAATAAAAAAGCTGATAGTTCTGATGACAGTGATGATGATTCCTCTGATGAGGATAAGCCTCAAACAAAGGTTGTAAAAAAG CAGGATAAAATGGTCATTGACAAAGAGGAGAGCGAAGATGACAGTTCTGATGATAGTGATGATGATCAACCCAAGAATAAGAAG AAAGAAAGCAGCAGCGATGAGAGCTCCGCTGACAGTTCAGATGGCGAGGACGAAAGTGAAGATGAAAAACCATCGAAGACCCCAAAGAAAAAG GACACTGATGTGAAAATGGTAGATGCAACTCCACAGGCGACTACCAAGAAG CCCAAAACTCCAGTGACTCCTCAAGTTCAATCTACAGGATCAAAGACATTGTTTGTTGGGAACTTGCCGTTTCAAGTTGAAAGAGCCGATGT GGAAGATTTCTTTAAAGGTGCTGGTGAGGTGGTTGATGTTCGCTTTGCCTTAGATCAAGATCAGAGGTTCAAGGGCTTTGGACATGTTGAGTTTGCCACCATTGAAGCCGCACATGAG GCTCTTAAATTGAATGGTCAAAGTTTAAATGGTCGGGAGGTTAGACTTGATTTGGCTCGGGAAAGGGGTGAAAGGGCCCCATACACTCCATATAGCGG CAAAGATAACTCATTCCAGAAGGGAGGAAGAAGCCAGACTCAAAAGATATTTGTTAGGGGGTTTGATAAGTTCCTTGGGGAGGatgag ATTAGGAACTCCCTTGGGGAACATTTCAAGACTTGTGGGGAAATTACCAGGATATCTCTCCCAACAGATTATGAGACTGGTGCTATCAAGGG GATGGCGTACGTTGAATTTCAGGATGCTACTGGTTTCAATAAAGCGTTAGAGTTTAATGGCAGTCAACTTGGAGACCAATACTTGACTGTTGAAGAGGCAAAACCACCAAGGAATGATAATAACCGTGATGGTTGGGGCAGTGGTGGTCGAGGTGGAGGCAGAAGTGGTGGTGGTAGGAGTGGCGGTAGAGACGGCGGAGGCCGATTTGGTGGTAGAGGTGGAGGTGGTAGAGGTGGTGGTCGTGGCAGAGGACGCGGAGGACCTAATAGGCCCAGTATGACAGCCTCTG GTAAGAAGACAACATTCAACGACGATGATGAGTGA
- the LOC8281437 gene encoding nucleolin 2 isoform X3 — protein sequence MGKSSKKSTPKVDAAPAVTPASKSTKKGKREAEEAIEKLVSAKKQKIEKGALPVQKEKIEVKTQKKKKEESSSSDDSSSEEEQKAKVVTKKVSKAVKQPVKESSSDDSSSDSDDSSSDDEAAKITVPLKKQQTATKNGSVASAKKGKEDTSSSDSSDDESDEDEVPPAKAVVPPKKQLTDAKNGSVVAPAKKGKTNSSSSDSSDDESDDDEVPPAKAAIPPKKQQSEAKNGPDGAPAKKKKVDSSSDSDSESSDEDEKKPSKPASQKKLSSSEESSDSSDESDSDKEKGAPASKKAPAPVTNKKADSSDDSDDDSSDEDKPQTKVVKKQDKMVIDKEESEDDSSDDSDDDQPKNKKKESSSDESSADSSDGEDESEDEKPSKTPKKKPKTPVTPQVQSTGSKTLFVGNLPFQVERADVEDFFKGAGEVVDVRFALDQDQRFKGFGHVEFATIEAAHEALKLNGQSLNGREVRLDLARERGERAPYTPYSGKDNSFQKGGRSQTQKIFVRGFDKFLGEDEIRNSLGEHFKTCGEITRISLPTDYETGAIKGMAYVEFQDATGFNKALEFNGSQLGDQYLTVEEAKPPRNDNNRDGWGSGGRGGGRSGGGRSGGRDGGGRFGGRGGGGRGGGRGRGRGGPNRPSMTASGKKTTFNDDDE from the exons ATGGGCAAATCAAGCAAGAAATCGACCCCCAAG GTTGATGCTGCTCCTGCTGTAACCCCTGCTTCCAAGTCTACAAAGAAAG GTAAAAGAGAAGCTGAGGAAGCTATAGAGAAGCTTGTGAGTGCAAAGAAACAGAAGATAGAAAAGGGGGCTCTTCCTGttcagaaagaaaagattgaaGTTAAGActcagaaaaagaagaaagaggaaTCAAGCAGTTCCGATGACTCCTCTTCTGAGGAAGAACAGAag GCTAAGGTTGTAACTAAGAAAGTTTCCAAGGCGGTGAAACAACCTGTTAAAGAATCTAGTAGTGATGATTCCTCTAGTGATAGTGATGATTCCTCTTCTGATGATGAGGCTGCCAAAATAACTGTACCTTTGAAGAAACAGCAAACAGCTACCAAGAATGGCTCTGTTGCTTCTGCTAAAAAAGGCAAGGAGGATACCAGCAGTTCAGATTCATCAGATGATGAATCTGATGAGGATGAG GTGCCTCCTGCCAAAGCTGTTGTTCCTCCTAAGAAGCAGCTGACAGATGCCAAAAATGGCTCAGTTGTTGCTCCTGCTAAGAAAGGCAAAACCAACAGCAGTAGTTCGGATTCTTCAGATGATGAatctgatgatgatgag GTGCCTCCTGCCAAAGCTGCTATTCCTCCAAAGAAACAGCAATCAGAAGCCAAAAATGGCCCAGATGGTGCTCCTgctaagaaaaagaaagtagatAGCAGTTCAGATTCAGATTCAGAATCTTCTGATGAAGATGAG AAAAAACCTTCTAAGCCAGCATCCCAAAAAAAGTTGTCAAGTTCTGAGGAGTCTAGTGACAGCTCTGATGAAAGTGATTCTGACAAAGAAAAG GGTGCACCTGCTTCTAAGAAGGCTCCTGCACCAGTTACCAATAAAAAAGCTGATAGTTCTGATGACAGTGATGATGATTCCTCTGATGAGGATAAGCCTCAAACAAAGGTTGTAAAAAAG CAGGATAAAATGGTCATTGACAAAGAGGAGAGCGAAGATGACAGTTCTGATGATAGTGATGATGATCAACCCAAGAATAAGAAG AAAGAAAGCAGCAGCGATGAGAGCTCCGCTGACAGTTCAGATGGCGAGGACGAAAGTGAAGATGAAAAACCATCGAAGACCCCAAAGAAAAAG CCCAAAACTCCAGTGACTCCTCAAGTTCAATCTACAGGATCAAAGACATTGTTTGTTGGGAACTTGCCGTTTCAAGTTGAAAGAGCCGATGT GGAAGATTTCTTTAAAGGTGCTGGTGAGGTGGTTGATGTTCGCTTTGCCTTAGATCAAGATCAGAGGTTCAAGGGCTTTGGACATGTTGAGTTTGCCACCATTGAAGCCGCACATGAG GCTCTTAAATTGAATGGTCAAAGTTTAAATGGTCGGGAGGTTAGACTTGATTTGGCTCGGGAAAGGGGTGAAAGGGCCCCATACACTCCATATAGCGG CAAAGATAACTCATTCCAGAAGGGAGGAAGAAGCCAGACTCAAAAGATATTTGTTAGGGGGTTTGATAAGTTCCTTGGGGAGGatgag ATTAGGAACTCCCTTGGGGAACATTTCAAGACTTGTGGGGAAATTACCAGGATATCTCTCCCAACAGATTATGAGACTGGTGCTATCAAGGG GATGGCGTACGTTGAATTTCAGGATGCTACTGGTTTCAATAAAGCGTTAGAGTTTAATGGCAGTCAACTTGGAGACCAATACTTGACTGTTGAAGAGGCAAAACCACCAAGGAATGATAATAACCGTGATGGTTGGGGCAGTGGTGGTCGAGGTGGAGGCAGAAGTGGTGGTGGTAGGAGTGGCGGTAGAGACGGCGGAGGCCGATTTGGTGGTAGAGGTGGAGGTGGTAGAGGTGGTGGTCGTGGCAGAGGACGCGGAGGACCTAATAGGCCCAGTATGACAGCCTCTG GTAAGAAGACAACATTCAACGACGATGATGAGTGA
- the LOC8281437 gene encoding nucleolin 2 isoform X4 gives MGKSSKKSTPKVDAAPAVTPASKSTKKGKREAEEAIEKLVSAKKQKIEKGALPVQKEKIEVKTQKKKKEESSSSDDSSSEEEQKAKVVTKKVSKAVKQPVKESSSDDSSSDSDDSSSDDEAAKITVPLKKQQTATKNGSVASAKKGKEDTSSSDSSDDESDEDEVPPAKAAIPPKKQQSEAKNGPDGAPAKKKKVDSSSDSDSESSDEDEKKPSKPASQKKLSSSEESSDSSDESDSDKEKGAPASKKAPAPVTNKKADSSDDSDDDSSDEDKPQTKVVKKQDKMVIDKEESEDDSSDDSDDDQPKNKKKESSSDESSADSSDGEDESEDEKPSKTPKKKDTDVKMVDATPQATTKKPKTPVTPQVQSTGSKTLFVGNLPFQVERADVEDFFKGAGEVVDVRFALDQDQRFKGFGHVEFATIEAAHEALKLNGQSLNGREVRLDLARERGERAPYTPYSGKDNSFQKGGRSQTQKIFVRGFDKFLGEDEIRNSLGEHFKTCGEITRISLPTDYETGAIKGMAYVEFQDATGFNKALEFNGSQLGDQYLTVEEAKPPRNDNNRDGWGSGGRGGGRSGGGRSGGRDGGGRFGGRGGGGRGGGRGRGRGGPNRPSMTASGKKTTFNDDDE, from the exons ATGGGCAAATCAAGCAAGAAATCGACCCCCAAG GTTGATGCTGCTCCTGCTGTAACCCCTGCTTCCAAGTCTACAAAGAAAG GTAAAAGAGAAGCTGAGGAAGCTATAGAGAAGCTTGTGAGTGCAAAGAAACAGAAGATAGAAAAGGGGGCTCTTCCTGttcagaaagaaaagattgaaGTTAAGActcagaaaaagaagaaagaggaaTCAAGCAGTTCCGATGACTCCTCTTCTGAGGAAGAACAGAag GCTAAGGTTGTAACTAAGAAAGTTTCCAAGGCGGTGAAACAACCTGTTAAAGAATCTAGTAGTGATGATTCCTCTAGTGATAGTGATGATTCCTCTTCTGATGATGAGGCTGCCAAAATAACTGTACCTTTGAAGAAACAGCAAACAGCTACCAAGAATGGCTCTGTTGCTTCTGCTAAAAAAGGCAAGGAGGATACCAGCAGTTCAGATTCATCAGATGATGAATCTGATGAGGATGAG GTGCCTCCTGCCAAAGCTGCTATTCCTCCAAAGAAACAGCAATCAGAAGCCAAAAATGGCCCAGATGGTGCTCCTgctaagaaaaagaaagtagatAGCAGTTCAGATTCAGATTCAGAATCTTCTGATGAAGATGAG AAAAAACCTTCTAAGCCAGCATCCCAAAAAAAGTTGTCAAGTTCTGAGGAGTCTAGTGACAGCTCTGATGAAAGTGATTCTGACAAAGAAAAG GGTGCACCTGCTTCTAAGAAGGCTCCTGCACCAGTTACCAATAAAAAAGCTGATAGTTCTGATGACAGTGATGATGATTCCTCTGATGAGGATAAGCCTCAAACAAAGGTTGTAAAAAAG CAGGATAAAATGGTCATTGACAAAGAGGAGAGCGAAGATGACAGTTCTGATGATAGTGATGATGATCAACCCAAGAATAAGAAG AAAGAAAGCAGCAGCGATGAGAGCTCCGCTGACAGTTCAGATGGCGAGGACGAAAGTGAAGATGAAAAACCATCGAAGACCCCAAAGAAAAAG GACACTGATGTGAAAATGGTAGATGCAACTCCACAGGCGACTACCAAGAAG CCCAAAACTCCAGTGACTCCTCAAGTTCAATCTACAGGATCAAAGACATTGTTTGTTGGGAACTTGCCGTTTCAAGTTGAAAGAGCCGATGT GGAAGATTTCTTTAAAGGTGCTGGTGAGGTGGTTGATGTTCGCTTTGCCTTAGATCAAGATCAGAGGTTCAAGGGCTTTGGACATGTTGAGTTTGCCACCATTGAAGCCGCACATGAG GCTCTTAAATTGAATGGTCAAAGTTTAAATGGTCGGGAGGTTAGACTTGATTTGGCTCGGGAAAGGGGTGAAAGGGCCCCATACACTCCATATAGCGG CAAAGATAACTCATTCCAGAAGGGAGGAAGAAGCCAGACTCAAAAGATATTTGTTAGGGGGTTTGATAAGTTCCTTGGGGAGGatgag ATTAGGAACTCCCTTGGGGAACATTTCAAGACTTGTGGGGAAATTACCAGGATATCTCTCCCAACAGATTATGAGACTGGTGCTATCAAGGG GATGGCGTACGTTGAATTTCAGGATGCTACTGGTTTCAATAAAGCGTTAGAGTTTAATGGCAGTCAACTTGGAGACCAATACTTGACTGTTGAAGAGGCAAAACCACCAAGGAATGATAATAACCGTGATGGTTGGGGCAGTGGTGGTCGAGGTGGAGGCAGAAGTGGTGGTGGTAGGAGTGGCGGTAGAGACGGCGGAGGCCGATTTGGTGGTAGAGGTGGAGGTGGTAGAGGTGGTGGTCGTGGCAGAGGACGCGGAGGACCTAATAGGCCCAGTATGACAGCCTCTG GTAAGAAGACAACATTCAACGACGATGATGAGTGA